In Allobranchiibius huperziae, the sequence CACCACGTCCCCCGGACGGATCACCGCGCCACCGATGGCCACCGGCACGTTGATTGCACCTTCTAGCCCAAGCAGCCGGGTCGTATGGGAGGTGACCCCGTTGCAGTACACGGGGAACTCATAACTGATGATCTCGTCCCGGTCGTTGACCGGGCCAGCGAACACCGCCCCGACCGCTCCACGCTGCTTAGCGGTGTAGGAGACCACGCCACCGAAACAGGACCGAGAGCTGTCACCGGAATGTTCGACGATGAAGACATCACCGGGGCGCAGATTGTCCACCGCAACATGCACTGCCGTGGAGTCCATGTGCGGAATCCGAACGGTGACCGCGCAGCCCACGAAACCAACTGGCCTCGTCAGGGGTTGGAGCCCCTTCGGGAACCCGTAGTCCCGCATGTGCCCCAGTGTGGAAGTGCACAAGGGCTCGAGGGCGGCGGCGATCCGCGGATCGAGTGGCTCTGGCATCGGCTTTTGAATGAACATCGGGTTGCTCCTCGGTGTACGTATGCGTAACGTATGCGTTGCACGATAGTGGCGCAGCTCACTCCGTTGTCAACCCTCGCGACGTTCGACGACGCGATCGGCGCCGTGGGTGTCCACTGCGCCATCCGCAAGGCGCAACGGGTGTTGTCGCAACCGGGCGCGGCGGCAGGACCCGTGTTGATGATCAGACTCGCAACTGAAAGGGAACCCACCCATGGCCGCCGAGATCTACTACGACGATGACGCCGACCTCTCCATCGTTCAGGGGCGCACCGTCGCCGTCCTGGGCTACGGAAGCCAGGGGCACGCGCATGCGCTGTCGCTACGCGACTCAGGCGTCAACGTTCGGGTTGGACTACCCGAAGGGTCGGCGAGCCGTGCCAAAGCTGAGGCGGAAGGGCTGCGGGTGGTGACGCCCTTCCAGGCAGCTGCGGAGGCAGATCTGATCATGGTCCTGGTTCCGGACCATGTGCAACGGTCGGTGTACGCGGAGTCGATCGAGCCAAATCTGCAGGACGGCAACGCACTGCTTTTCAGTCACGGCTTCAACATTCGGTTTGGCTACATCGAACCTCCGGCTGGTGTGGACGTAGCAATGGTTGCCCCCAAGGGCCCGGGCCACCTCGTGCGTCGCGAGTTCAGTAAGGGCAGGGGCGTGCCCTGCCTCGTTGCGGTAAACCAGGACCATAGTGGGGGCGCGCAGGCGCTGGCGTTGTCCTATGCCAAAGCCATAGGCGGCACGCGGGCAGGCGTCATAAAGACGACTTTCGCTGAGGAGACCGAGACCGACCTGTTCGGTGAGCAGGCCATCCTGTGTGGTGGCATCTCAGCCCTCGTGACGATGGGGTTTGAGACGCTGACCGGGGCGGGATATCAGCCGGAGATCGCGTACTTCGAGTGCCTCCACGAGGTGAAGCTCATCGTTGATCTTATGTATGAGGGTGGCATTGCCAAGCAGCGCTGGTCAGTCTCCGACACCGCCGAATACGGCGACTACACCAGCGGCCAGAAGATTGTTGACGATCACGTTCGCGCCTCGATGGGCGCCGTACTCACTGCGATCCAGGACGGTTCGTGGGCCGCAACGTTCATTGCAGACCAAGATGCTGGGGCACCTGACTTCAAGGCCAGGCGCGCTGCCGCTGAAGGACACCCCATTGAGGCCACCGGCCGCGAGCTCCGCGCGCTGATGCGTTGGGTGTCCTTCGACGACGATTACACGGGTACCGCTAGCCGGAGTTGAAGAGCCTCCGCCCAGTCCTCCAGGAACTTGTCCGAACCGCAGCACCTAGCACCTAACGAGTTGGACAACTGTCGTTCTGGGGTACACCCCAGAACGACACATCGAGGTGACCCGAAACCTGTCGTTCTGGTTGAGCGTTTCGGTTATTCCGACAGATGTGTCGGTAATGTCCCTCCCGTGAGGTTTCAGACAGTTGCCTACCTGCGGGTGTCGTCGGTCGACCAGAACGTCGACCGCCAGGTCGAGGCCGTCGGCCAGGTCGACAAGACCTTCACCGACCGGATCAGTGGCAGCAGCCGCGAGGAGCGGACCGCGCTGGCGGAGATGATCGACTACGTGCGCGAGGGCGACACCATCCGCGTGGCGGCGATGGACCGCCTCGCGCGGTCGGTCATCGACCTGTCGCAGATCGTGCAGCAGTGCACTGCCAAGGGCGTCAGTGTGGAGTTCGTGGCCGAGGGCCTGACGTTCGCCCAGGGCAAGGAGAACCCCTACGCGGAGTTCGCGCTGCACATGCTCGGGTCTGTCGCTCAGCTGGAGCGGTCGCTGATCCGTGAGCGGCAACGTCAGGGCATCGCGCTGGCCAGGACCAAGCGCACGTACCGGGGTCGTACCGCAGTGCTGACCCCTGAGCAGGTGGCCACGGCCCGGTATCAGCTCACGCAGAAGATCTCCAAGGCCCAGATCGCCCGGGATCTTGGAGTCTCACGAAGCGCGTTGTACGACGCCCTCGGGCAGCAAGGCGCGTACGCGGTGAAACCCGCGCACCGCCCGCCCATGGCCGGGGGTGCGAAAGAAGTGAAGCTACCTCTGGGTGATGACGCCACCCTCAGCTGACCGGCAACTGAACCTGCTCTAAATCCAACAGAGGAGCTTGTACTGATGACCCCACCACGCGACCGGCGGGCCTCTGCGCCGCGTACGCCGAAAGCACTGGCGCCCACCGTGTCGATCTACCAGAACCCCGACTACGTCGAGGGCATCCTCCAACAAACGTACGGGCAGCCCCTGCTGACCGAATTCGGCAATGAGATGCGCGATGAGGGCGACGAGTCGAAGGACACGACCAAGGGCGGGAAAGCGAAGACCGGGGTGACCGCGAGATTCCCTGGCTTGTTTGGGGGCGAAGCAACAGCCGAGGCCGACTACGAGAATCGGTTGGGCCAACGGCACACAACCGGCACCACCGCTACGTCGCGCGCTCACTACACCCAGCCGTACTACCTCCACGTTGTCCGCTCCGCTCTTCGGCAGGCCGGGCTGATCCAAGACGTTGCCGGCAGGACGGCGGCGGCCTCTTTGGAGCCGGGAGACTTCGTAGAGTTCTCGACGGCGTTTGAGCCTAGCCAGATCACCGCTCTGCTCGACATCGTGACGCCGGACCTGGTCGAGCAAGTGGTGCGCAGACGACAGTTCACGGCCGGGATGGCCTCCTTCGAAGGCGGAGCCCTAGAAAAGGTGCAGGAGTTCAAGCTTCGTCTCGAAGGCGACATGGACACGTGGGGAGCGATTGGACGCACTGCAGTGGAGGCAGTTCGGGCTGACTTCCGCAGCACCAAAACACGCGAGTTCTATGGACGCGTCGGCGAAGGCCCCGACGCGCTGACCTTCATCACCATGTGCGACGCGAAGCACTTCGTGGTGGAAGACGAAGACCGCATCTTGGACGGCCGGTTCACCGTGCTCGGGAAGGTCGTTAACCCAGTGACTGAAGACGAACCGATCCTGGCTCGCAACAAAGTGCTGGAGAGACTTAAGCCCGAGGCGGTCGATCGGTTGGTAGAGGCGATCAACGAGTCCGTGCGACAGCAAACGGACCGGGTCGACGCTCTCACCCAACCTGATGACGACGACCGCGACGCAGACGATGCCGATGTGCAGGTCGACGCGGACGACGCGGACGACGCCGACGTACAGCTCGACGCAGACGAGGACCAGGGCAGTGAGGCTGCACCGGCGGACGTCTTTAACTTCACCCTGGATGCTCGGGTGGCAGGTGCATCTGTTCGTGTCATACCGGTTGCTATCTACATCTGAGTGCTTCTCCGCAGTCAACCGGCCGCGGGAAAACGTCCACAGCCCCGCGCCCCTCGACGCAGAACAACCCCCACGCCGCTGTCTGGGCCAGCGTGGGGGTTGTCCGGGTCCCTCTGTGCTTAGCCCTATGAGGGTCCCTGGGTGGCCTGGGCTAGCCGTACGGCCGTCGAGCTCGCGGTGAAGCGAGTCTGCCGCTGACGGTAACGCGATGGGTGCGTTTTGTCAGGGGGTGGAGATGGTGGTGGCAGTCACGGTCACCACGGCGTACTCCTGGTTCTTCTGCGGTCTGGAGTGCACGCCGATCGCGGTGGCTGCGGCTTTCACGGCTGGTTGGTCACCGCGCAGGATGGTCACGGTGTGGGACACCTGGGTAACCAGCCGCCCTTGCGCAGCGGCGGCAGCATCGACGTGGTTGAGGGCTGTGTTCAGTGCCGCGGTGATGTTGGCATCGAGGCCAACTCCCCAGAAGAGAGTGACTGTTTTGTCAGGCATCCGGGGTGCTGCCGGAGGGTGCCTCAGGTCGCCGGGTGGTGCGGCTGCCCTTGGGTCGGCCACCGCGGCGATTGGTGGGTTGCGCCAGGCCGAGCTTGCGTAGCTCGGTGGACGTCCAACCCGCTTGGGTTGCATCACTCCACGCCGCGGCTGCGTCGCGATCGGCTGCATCGGCGGCCTCGCGCGCCTGAGTTGCTGTGCGTTGCCGTTCGCTGAGTTTGCGGACGGCGTCGATACGTCCAGCGAGTAGTTCCTGTGCTCTGTCGGTGATCTCAGTCATGGGTTCACGATAGAACCGGCAGCCGCACCACATGGACCCTCTCCTCCGTGGCCTGTATTTTCCGGATGCACCGATCAACGGTTCAAACACGCGTTGAGGTAAGCGGCGGGAGCAAACACGCGTTGAGGTAAGCGGCGGGAGCAAGCTAATAGATAGGGTGCCCCCATTGGCACGCGGGGGGTTGCGCTTCGCTCTCCCGCGGGCCAAGCTGGGCACCAGAATCCGTCGCGCTGAGCGGCGCGCGACGGGTATCCGCCGATGGCGGTGGCAGGACATCGCGGTGCGAGACAACGACGTGGAGGTGTGTCGGTGAGCGAGCGGGAGGGTGTGTTTCGTCGGCGCCGCACTGAGGGCCGGCGCCCGCATCGGACGGTGATCCGGCACACCGATGAGGAATGGGCTCGGGTGCAGGCGATGGCGCAGGTCCAAGGTGTCTCTGTACCCCGTTTGTATGAGCGGGCGTTGCTGGCTGGCGATGTGGTGGTGGCATCGAAGCTGACGTCATTGCGCGAGGAGATGCACGGTCCGCGCCGTTTGCTGGCCAACGTGGCCAACAACTTGAACCAGATGGCACGGGTCGCGAACGTCAGTGGCGAGGTGGCGACCGCGCAGCAGCTGGAGGCCGCATTGCACACGTTGCACCAGCAGGTCGACCGCTTGAATGGTCTGCTGGAGCAGGTACCGGGCGGGCCGGACCTGTGATCGTTCATGTGTGCGCGCGGGGGAAGTCGATGCCCGGTCTGATGCGCTATGCGTTCGGTCCGGGCAAGGCGAACGAACACACCCACCAGCACCTGGTCGCATCCTCCGGTGTCTTGGCGACGGAGTGGGCGGGTCAGCTGTCCCCAGCAGAGGCGGGTCAGCTGGGGCGCATCATGGAGGCTGCCTGGCGTGATCAGCACGCCGAAGGACGCGCGCTCGTCGGGGCGACCGCGCGAGGTGGTGTTTCTGGCGCGTCGCTCACCGCGGACGGTACGCATCGTGACGCAGATCGTGAGCACGTGTATCACGCCGCACTATCGCTGGCGCCGGGTGAATCATTCACCGACGAGCAGTGGTCTGCTGTGGCTGCAGATTTCGTGCAGGGCATGGGTTTTACCTCCGGCCCAGAAGACACTCGCGGTGCAACGTGGGCGGCGGTGCGGCACGGATTGACCGAGAAGGGCAACGACCACATTCACGTGATGGTCAACCTGGTGCGTCAGGACGGGCGCCGTGTGCAGCTGCCGTTCAACGACTACCGCCTGGCCAACCAGGTGCGCCAAAGCATCGAGCAGCAGCATGATTTCGTCACCCCACTGCACGATCGCGGGCATGGGGTGGATGTTGGTCTGTCCTTGCCGGCGTACTCGCAGAAGGAAGCTGCGGTCGCTCGTGACTACGCCGTCGCGGGACAGTCAGGGATTCCCGACCGGGTATCGCTGCAGCGCATCGTGCGTGCCGCTGCCGCCACGGCCTCCAGTGAGGTCGAGTTCATTGCGAACGTGGTCCAGCATGCTGACCTGGACCCGGCGCGGTGGTCCACCGGTGACCGCGCGGTGGTCACCGGATATCGGGTGCGTCTGGACGACCAAGGTCGCTGGTTCACCGCGACCCAACTCGCTCCTGACCTGACCTTGCAGAAGCTTCGAGCGGGCTGGAGCGACGGACCTGGTGAGCGCGAAGACGCGGCGGCGGTATGGCGAGGAGACACCCCCGTTCCCACGCCCGGCGCGTCGGCATCGGCCGAGGCAGAACTGACGCGGGCACACGAACACCTCGCAGCGTGGAACCGGGACCTGGCGCAACTGGACCCCACAGACAAAGCCGCATGGAAACGGCACACTGCGCACGCCGGGGTGGTGATGTCGGCACTGTCGATACCCGACGCACCATTCACCACTCAGCTCGGTCCCGCCGCCGATCAGCTGACCCGCTGGGGCCTTCCCACCAAAACCGGCGGCCCCCAGCCCGAACCCGCTGCGCCTATGGACGCAGCGACTCCACCTCCTGCGGCGCCGGTGCTCACCGTCGGTCCAGGCGAACTCGCGGCCCGGCAGATCATGCTCGCCGTCCGCGCAACCGACGGCAGCTCCGCTCGAGGGTGGTACGCCGTACTGGAGCAGATGAACCGCGCCACGCGCGCCATCCGTGATGCGCAGACCGCCCGCTCGGAGCTGGTCGCAGCTCGTGCGTGCACCGCACACGTCACCGCCCAGCTCCAGGAAACGATCACCCAGGCCGGCGGCGCGACACAGACGGTCACAGCCGAACGAGACCTCACCCACCTCTCAGCGGAGGACCGCGAAGCGCTGCAGGCGTCCGCGCCAGGGCACACTCCCGGCGCATTCACCGGTCCCGCGCGAGACACCACTCAGGATTGGTCGCCCCGGGGCACTGAGCCCCCGGAGCGGGGCCAACGACGCGGGCACGGCCAATGATGCTGGTCCCGGTCGGGCGTCAAGCCCAGCCGGCCTAGTAGTCCATATTCGTAATCATGTCCTGCTCGTACGCGAACGCGTTGATCATGGACGCCAAGCCATCTTCTGACTTGGTGCACTCCGCCACCTGCGCCATGAACTTCGCATCGAACCGCACTGCTAGTCCGGACTCGATCCACTCCATCGCGTTGGGGGCGTTGTTTGTGAGCCAGGCGTCGATCTCATCGAGCAGAGCGAAGACGCCTTCGATATCACGCTCTGAAGCAGCGTGAAAGGCCATCAGCGGGCTCTCGCGGATGTTGGAGAGGCCTACCGGGAGCGCACCAAGACCGGGTGTGTGTAGGTAGATAGTGGCCCCATTGCCTTTCTCAAACCCGCCGTGCGAGTAGGTGTTCCGCCACCGCTCTACAACCTCGGCGAGCCGCTCCCGCAGGCGAACCGCCTCTGCATCACTGTGCCCAACGACGCGGCGCCACTTGTCGCCCCATCGGTCTCCGATGATCTTGACCAGATTGTCTGTCGCCGGGTCGAAGCCGGCGAAGGGCAGCGCCAGGACCAGCACGTGTTCGACCCAGCTCACGTAAGCAGATATGGCGGCCACGAGGTCGCGGAACGAATTCATCGCCATCACGTTGCGACCAGAAGTGAATAGCTGCCCAGTCAAGCCCTCGTGCTCAACGCTCTCGACCACGTCTTCAACGACGTCAGGGTGGGTTGCCCGCTCCCGGAAGTAGGTGTACGTGCCGCGAAGCTGGCGATGCTGATTCACCACCGTCACGTTGCCGGCGTTCAGGATGCCGTTGGCGCGTTCAGCCAGTAACCCTTCAACGGTGTTGACCGCCGAGATCAGCTTCTTCCGCATCTCTGCGAGGAGGCGATCCGCTTGCTCCTCGGTGAGGTCGCCACCCACGCGCAGCCGTAGACCAAATTTCTCGTGAGCAAGCTCGCAGGGGTACCCCTTGTAAGTGAAGTCCGTCCACCACGCCACCTTCTCGCCAGGACCGCTATGAGTTATGCCGATGAGGGTCAGCGCGTGGCAAAGCAATACCGGGATGGGTGCCTCCTGCGGGGGCAGGGTCGCACGATAGGACGGCAGGCTGTAGTCGCGCTCATCGTGAGGGATCGGCGGCCCGAAGTCGCGCAGTGCAGTCTTGGACAGGACCTCGGCTGCTGCTTCCTCCGAGGTTGACACTCTTCAGATGATGCCAGGAGCGGCCACCGTAGGACCGATCATTTGGCCCGATTTATGCCCGCACGCTCGTCCCCACCACGGTCGGTTCTGGCTACGGACAGCCCCGCTGACGGCATCCCTATTTACGGAAGTTCTTGGCCCGGTCGCGGCCGACGTTGTCGCCGGGGCTGGCCGGCTTGGCGGCTCGGCCCTGACTGCGGTTGGGGTCGTTGAGCATGGCGTCGGTGGAGCGGCTGAACCCGGGCGCTGATGCGGTGCGAGCTTCCCAGTCCTCCTCAGACAAGGTGTGCAGCCCCGCTTCGCTCGCACGGTCGTAGACAGGGACGCGGAGCTGCTGCTCGTTCAGGGTCAGCTCGTGCTCCTCCCCCTCATCCTGCTGCTGGCGTGCTCGCGCTGTCTGCTCTTGTTCGGTCGGCTGCTCCACGCCCCCGGACCGCAGCTCGTCCTGTGCGCTGCCCGGCGCGAGGCCGGGAGCCCCCAGGGTGTCCTGGGCCTCCGTGGCCTGTGCTGCGGCCTCGCCTTCGTCCTCCCGTAGCGCGGCCAGCCGGGTGTCGATGTGCATCGTCAGGAAATCGCGGTCCAGGTCGTTACCCATCGCCTGGGCCACATCCATACGGGCGTACTCCACCCGCTCGAATGCGTCGACGTCGCCATCGAGCAGACCGTCCCGGTCGGCGTCGATCGCCGCGTCGACCACGACCATCCCCGCCGACGGGGCGGCGTCGGGGCTGGCCAGGGTCGTACGCATGAACTCCGGGTCGGCCGACCACAGATCCGCCGGATCGGTACCCGCCGGCCACGACACGAGCCGTGCGTCAAGGTCGTGCTCGGCCAGCCTCCAGTAATCCTGCACGGTGGCCGCGGTTCCGGCGGCGTCCGCGTCGTTGCCCAACCAAATCGCACCGCCCCGGGCGTGCTCGGCGAGCTGCTCCACCTGACTGTCCGTCAGCGACGTACCCAGTGGTGCGACCCCGTGGATGCGGCCCTGTCCGGCCGCGGTGACGGCGATCGCGTCGAAGGGGCCCTCCACCCGAACCATGCGGGCCTTGTCCGCGGTGGTGTTCGTGACGGCTTCGTGCAGGCCGAAGACGTGGTCGCCTTTGCGGTAGGCCGGTGTGGCACCGGTGTTGAGGTACTTGGGCGCACCGGGATCGTGCGACAGGTCGCGGCCTACGAATCCGACGACATCGCCCTGCACGTCTCGGATGGCCACCGTTGCGCGGTCACGAAATACGTCGATCACCGATCCGCGGCTGGAGACGCGCCCCAGTCCGGCGGCCACGATCTCCTGGTCGCTGGCACCGTTCGCGCGCAGGTGCTGTGTCAGGTGTCGCCATCCGGGCGGGGCGTACCCGAACTGGTAGGTGCCTGCATCGACGACCTCTTGTCCAACTCTGCCGGTCACGTACTCGTGGCCAGCGCTCCCGGGGGTCATCCGCGCCTGGAACCACGATGCTGCTTGCTCGTTCAGCTCCAGCGTTCGCCCACGGGTGATCTCAGCTGCCGTGGCGCTCTGCGTCGCACCGCTGCGCTCGGGAGACGCCTGCACTATTGGTGCAGGCGTCTGGCCCAGTGCAGGAACTTCTGCCGGCGACGCCTCGCGTAGTGCAGCGACGTCGACCCCGTCGCCGCGCGCCTCCTGCGTGTCGTACGCGGCCCAGTACCGCCCGAACTGCTCACGTTGGTTCAACCCACGCCATGCCTGGTCGGTCTGGGCGGCAGTGGTGCCCTCGGGCATGCTCGACGCGAATTCACGTCGAGCCATCGCCCACGAACGTTCCCGGTGCGCGCGTTCCCCCTCCGTCGTCGCCTTGGAGGGGGCCACCCCCCGCTCGGGCTGGATCTCGTTGGATGCGACGGGCGCCGGTGAATCGGCGTGCGGCACGTTGCCCTGCCGGAGGTTGGGTCGTTCTCGTTCGGCGTTTGCCTGGTTCTCGCCGCGCCGGCGGGCGTCGGTGTGCGCGACCCGTAGATCGCTCACCACATCGAGCAAGTACGCGTCTGGTGAGTTGCCCCACCGCCGGCGCAGCTCGCCGTCGAGCTGACCGACGGCATCAGCAGCCGTTGTGTGACCCACGGCCGTCCCGGGCTTCTGATCGGCCACATCCAATCGCGCTGCGCGGTAGGCCTGCGTGACCTGCTCGTCGGAGGCGGCGCTCATCGCCGCGCGCTCCAGCAGGGGACCGTACTCACCTGCTCGGGGCAGCACCCCGGCGATTACCTGGGCGACCTGTTCGGTCGACATGTTCTGCTCGTTCATCGACCGAACGTGCGCGCCCAGCTCCTCATAAGAGCGTTGCCCGGCGGTCTCGGACCACAGCTGCACGAGCTGCTCACGTGGCATGTCGCCTTCCCCGACGTGCCGAGCCCATGCCTGCATCCGAGAGTCCAGCGGAATCTGTCCCTGCGCGAACCACCCCTGCATGTCATCGACCAGCGCCCGTTGCTGGTCGCTGCTAGGCATGCCGTCGGCCGCGACGTGACCCAACCCTTCGCCCCGGTCGTAGTAGAACGGCGCGTGCGCGGCGGCCAGGTCCGCGGCCTCGCTGACGCTCATCCCGGCTGCTGGCGCCCCGGCGCCCAGCTCCATGCCCGGCTCTACCGATTGAAGGATCGCGGCAGGGTCTGCACCGAAACGGTCGGTGATTCGTTCCTCAAGCTGCGCGGCGGCATCCCGGGCAACCGGGTCCTGCCCGGACCATTCCTGCGCCCGGGACCACGCTTTGCTGGCTGCGACACGGTCGCCGCCCTCGACAGCGCCCTCCCGTGTCCATCCCCCGTAGGCGGCACGCGCCGCGGACCGCTCGTCCAACCACTCCTGCCGCGCCGCGTGCTGGGCATCGCTGTGCGACTCGCGCTGCCCGCTGCCGGGTTCGCGCGCGGACTGCTGCAGCTGCCGGCGCACCTGCTCCAGCTCCCGGGCCCGTGCCTGCTCACTGGCGGCCTGGCCGCGCTGAGCGTCTTGCGCGGACCG encodes:
- the ilvC gene encoding ketol-acid reductoisomerase — protein: MAAEIYYDDDADLSIVQGRTVAVLGYGSQGHAHALSLRDSGVNVRVGLPEGSASRAKAEAEGLRVVTPFQAAAEADLIMVLVPDHVQRSVYAESIEPNLQDGNALLFSHGFNIRFGYIEPPAGVDVAMVAPKGPGHLVRREFSKGRGVPCLVAVNQDHSGGAQALALSYAKAIGGTRAGVIKTTFAEETETDLFGEQAILCGGISALVTMGFETLTGAGYQPEIAYFECLHEVKLIVDLMYEGGIAKQRWSVSDTAEYGDYTSGQKIVDDHVRASMGAVLTAIQDGSWAATFIADQDAGAPDFKARRAAAEGHPIEATGRELRALMRWVSFDDDYTGTASRS
- a CDS encoding RraA family protein, translated to MFIQKPMPEPLDPRIAAALEPLCTSTLGHMRDYGFPKGLQPLTRPVGFVGCAVTVRIPHMDSTAVHVAVDNLRPGDVFIVEHSGDSSRSCFGGVVSYTAKQRGAVGAVFAGPVNDRDEIISYEFPVYCNGVTSHTTRLLGLEGAINVPVAIGGAVIRPGDVVWADGDGVVVLDRDEALDLAQQIRAKEESEPAMREAIANGMRLSELSGASDLFSGTR
- the mobC gene encoding plasmid mobilization relaxosome protein MobC, producing MSEREGVFRRRRTEGRRPHRTVIRHTDEEWARVQAMAQVQGVSVPRLYERALLAGDVVVASKLTSLREEMHGPRRLLANVANNLNQMARVANVSGEVATAQQLEAALHTLHQQVDRLNGLLEQVPGGPDL
- a CDS encoding toprim domain-containing protein, which gives rise to MSEHIELEAGHELDRALRTALMALGQVMERLGRSAQDAQRGQAASEQARARELEQVRRQLQQSAREPGSGQRESHSDAQHAARQEWLDERSAARAAYGGWTREGAVEGGDRVAASKAWSRAQEWSGQDPVARDAAAQLEERITDRFGADPAAILQSVEPGMELGAGAPAAGMSVSEAADLAAAHAPFYYDRGEGLGHVAADGMPSSDQQRALVDDMQGWFAQGQIPLDSRMQAWARHVGEGDMPREQLVQLWSETAGQRSYEELGAHVRSMNEQNMSTEQVAQVIAGVLPRAGEYGPLLERAAMSAASDEQVTQAYRAARLDVADQKPGTAVGHTTAADAVGQLDGELRRRWGNSPDAYLLDVVSDLRVAHTDARRRGENQANAERERPNLRQGNVPHADSPAPVASNEIQPERGVAPSKATTEGERAHRERSWAMARREFASSMPEGTTAAQTDQAWRGLNQREQFGRYWAAYDTQEARGDGVDVAALREASPAEVPALGQTPAPIVQASPERSGATQSATAAEITRGRTLELNEQAASWFQARMTPGSAGHEYVTGRVGQEVVDAGTYQFGYAPPGWRHLTQHLRANGASDQEIVAAGLGRVSSRGSVIDVFRDRATVAIRDVQGDVVGFVGRDLSHDPGAPKYLNTGATPAYRKGDHVFGLHEAVTNTTADKARMVRVEGPFDAIAVTAAGQGRIHGVAPLGTSLTDSQVEQLAEHARGGAIWLGNDADAAGTAATVQDYWRLAEHDLDARLVSWPAGTDPADLWSADPEFMRTTLASPDAAPSAGMVVVDAAIDADRDGLLDGDVDAFERVEYARMDVAQAMGNDLDRDFLTMHIDTRLAALREDEGEAAAQATEAQDTLGAPGLAPGSAQDELRSGGVEQPTEQEQTARARQQQDEGEEHELTLNEQQLRVPVYDRASEAGLHTLSEEDWEARTASAPGFSRSTDAMLNDPNRSQGRAAKPASPGDNVGRDRAKNFRK
- a CDS encoding recombinase family protein; translated protein: MRFQTVAYLRVSSVDQNVDRQVEAVGQVDKTFTDRISGSSREERTALAEMIDYVREGDTIRVAAMDRLARSVIDLSQIVQQCTAKGVSVEFVAEGLTFAQGKENPYAEFALHMLGSVAQLERSLIRERQRQGIALARTKRTYRGRTAVLTPEQVATARYQLTQKISKAQIARDLGVSRSALYDALGQQGAYAVKPAHRPPMAGGAKEVKLPLGDDATLS
- a CDS encoding relaxase/mobilization nuclease domain-containing protein, whose product is MPGLMRYAFGPGKANEHTHQHLVASSGVLATEWAGQLSPAEAGQLGRIMEAAWRDQHAEGRALVGATARGGVSGASLTADGTHRDADREHVYHAALSLAPGESFTDEQWSAVAADFVQGMGFTSGPEDTRGATWAAVRHGLTEKGNDHIHVMVNLVRQDGRRVQLPFNDYRLANQVRQSIEQQHDFVTPLHDRGHGVDVGLSLPAYSQKEAAVARDYAVAGQSGIPDRVSLQRIVRAAAATASSEVEFIANVVQHADLDPARWSTGDRAVVTGYRVRLDDQGRWFTATQLAPDLTLQKLRAGWSDGPGEREDAAAVWRGDTPVPTPGASASAEAELTRAHEHLAAWNRDLAQLDPTDKAAWKRHTAHAGVVMSALSIPDAPFTTQLGPAADQLTRWGLPTKTGGPQPEPAAPMDAATPPPAAPVLTVGPGELAARQIMLAVRATDGSSARGWYAVLEQMNRATRAIRDAQTARSELVAARACTAHVTAQLQETITQAGGATQTVTAERDLTHLSAEDREALQASAPGHTPGAFTGPARDTTQDWSPRGTEPPERGQRRGHGQ
- a CDS encoding DUF6414 family protein, yielding MSIYQNPDYVEGILQQTYGQPLLTEFGNEMRDEGDESKDTTKGGKAKTGVTARFPGLFGGEATAEADYENRLGQRHTTGTTATSRAHYTQPYYLHVVRSALRQAGLIQDVAGRTAAASLEPGDFVEFSTAFEPSQITALLDIVTPDLVEQVVRRRQFTAGMASFEGGALEKVQEFKLRLEGDMDTWGAIGRTAVEAVRADFRSTKTREFYGRVGEGPDALTFITMCDAKHFVVEDEDRILDGRFTVLGKVVNPVTEDEPILARNKVLERLKPEAVDRLVEAINESVRQQTDRVDALTQPDDDDRDADDADVQVDADDADDADVQLDADEDQGSEAAPADVFNFTLDARVAGASVRVIPVAIYI